A stretch of DNA from Brevibacterium sp. CBA3109:
GTGCGGCCGCCGATCGTCATCTTTTCAATCTCGGTCCCGCAGCGCACGCATTCCTGGCGTCCACGTCCGTAAACGAGCAGTGCCCGGTCGAAATAGCCCGATTCACCGTTGACGTTGACATAGAGCGCGTCGAAGCTCGTTCCCCCGGCCTGAAGGGCATCGCTCATGACCCGCGTCGCTGACTCGAGGACGGCGGCCAAGCGCGACTGACGTGTGCGGGCGGGAATCGCCAGCGGGTGGATGCCGGCCCGGAAGAGTGCCTCGTCGGCATAGATGTTGCCGATGCCGCTGATCAGGGTCTGGTCGAGCAGCGCGGACTTCAGCGCCGTCCGCTTCTTCGCCAGCGCAGTGATGGTGAGACCCGGTTCGAATGCCGCTTCCAAGGGATCAGCGGCGATGTGATTCGCCGAGGCGGGCACCAGTCGCCCGGAGGCATGGATCAATGGCTGTACGCCCAGATGGCCGAAGATCCGCTGGTCGATGAACCGCAGTTCGTAGGGTTCGTGAGCCGGGCCCGATTGCGCCCCGCCGCGCTGAAGCCTCAGGATCGCACGCGTATGGCGATGGATCTCGTCACAGGGTTGATGTACGCGCAGTTGCCCGCTCATGCCCAGGTGAATAAGAAGACTGAGGTCGGGCGCCTCATGACCGCCAAGTTGATCCAATGCAGGGGTCTCCCCCAGCGTCAGCCACATGAATTTCCCGCGACGTTCGGCACCGATGATGCGCCTACCTGTCACGGCGGCGACGAACCCGTCGGCTGCGGAAGCGTCGATGCGACGCTGGGACGTCGTGCCGAGTATTCGGGGGTCGATCACCTCGGCGCCGGTAATCGTGGCCCCGGCAGTCCATTCATGGACGCCGAGGCGCACACTTTCGACCTCTGGAAGCTCGGGCATCAGAAACACCTCAGCATGAGACTATTCAGCGCGTGTAGTCCGGGTAGATGGTGCGGATGGCCTTAACGGCGACTTCCGCGGCTGCTGCTTCGGCGTTCTTCTTCGAGGAACCGTCGCCGCTGCCCCAACCGTTGGCGCCCAGCAGCGCGGTGGCGGTGAAGACCATGGCATGGTCGGGTCCCGAGGAGACGATCTCGTAGCTCACGGCCCCCAGATCCAGGTCGGCCGCTGCTTCCTGCAGGGTGGTCTTGTAGTCCATCCCGGCACCGAGATTCACGGCGTCGCTCAGCATCCCGTCGATGAGGCTGTGGACGAAGGCGAAGGCCTCTTCGCGTCCGCGTGCGACGAAGGTCGCGCCGATGAGGGCTTCGACGGTGTCGGCGAGGATCGAGTCCTTGTTGCGACCACCGGTGAGCTCTTCGCCCTTGCCCAGAAGGATGTGAGGTCCGATCTGGTGTTTGCGCGCGATGGACGCCAGTGCTCGGGTGTTGACCACGGCGGAGCGCATCTTGGCCAGTGATCCTTCGGCCAGATCCGGGTTGTCGTAGTACAGCGACTCGGTGGCCACGAGACCCAGGACGGAGTCACCGAGGAATTCGAGGCGCTCGTTCGTGGGGATCCCACCTGCTTCGAAGGCGAAGGAGCGGTGGGTTAAGGCGAGACGAAAAGTCTCGGGATCAATATCGATCCCGAGACTCTTCTGCAGTTCTGCTGTGGTGTCAGTGTCCACAGGTCAGACGTCAGCGACCTTGCGTCCCTTGTATTCAAGGAACAGCGGGGTGCCGGCTGCGTCTTCGACAACTTTGGCCTGGTGAGGGCGCGAGTACACAACGCGACCGTTCTCCACAGTCTTGACCAGGCTAGGAGCCTGTGCCTTCCACTGCGAACGACGGTGGCGGGTGTTGCTGCGCGACAATTTACGCTTTGGAACAGCCACGTCTAGCTCTCTTTCTTCTCATCCAACAAACTCTTCAATGATGCGAACGGCGAATCCGATTCACTGTCGTCGACCTCAAGGTCCTCACCCAGGGTGAAGCTGAACTCTTCGCTCCGGTCCTGTGAGGGACTGAAGGGCAGAGCCATGACAACAGCGTCTCTGATCACGGGCTCGAGGTCGAGCTGATCGCGGTTGATGAGGTAGGAATCCTCGTCGCCATCGGCCTGCTCATAGACATACATCTCCTGGATGTCGACATCTATAGGCAACTCGATTTCGTCGAGAGTCCTCACATCTTCACCGCGGGCCGTGGCCGAGACTGTGCCCGACACGTAGATTCCCTCCGACACGCTTTCGAACATCAGCTCGAGTGTCAATGGTGAACCTTCTGCGACCCCGATCACTTCGATCTTGAGATCCGCCGGAGCAGACAGGGTGGTGTTCACCCGTTCCCATTCACCAGGGTGACCGAGCAATCCCATCGACCTGAGATCGTAGACGAACTCAGACTGTTTCTTCATGCTCACTCCTCCTTTTCGTGATTGAGGATGCTTACTCCTGCGTTCACACGCGAGTCACCATTCTAGTCATCATCGACGGTCATTGCCAATCGAGCCCCCGAGGATGCGCGGGTGTTCCCGGTCACCACTTCTCGTGCTGATTGCGCAGCGTCACCCCGCCGGCGGCCAACAGCAATGCCCCGGAGATCGTGAAGACGATGCCCGACGGTGCGATCAAGGTGAGCAGGGCTGCCACCGAGGGGATCGCCACCTGGCTGAGTCGATTGCCGGCAAGGCGGATCGACAGAACTGCGGCCCGGTTGGCCGGGTCCGACAAGGTCGAGACCCAGGTCATCGTCAGCGGCTGGGTGAGTCCGAAGCAGAATCCCGCCAGGAGCAGCAGGATCGCCAGCATCCACGGCTGGGTGAAGACCGGGATCAGAACAATGCAGACGCCGGCCGTCGCCGAGGCGGTCCACAGCAGCGAAAGATTGTGCCATTTGCGTGTGAGAACACCGATGATGAGTCGCGAGATCACCGAGGCCAGTGTGCGCAGGGTCAGCAGCCAGGTCACAGTCGTCACCGACAGTCCGTTCTGCTGACCGATGAGCGGCAGATAGGCCGTCATCAGGTCGACCGCGGCCAGCGTGGTCATGGAGGCAAGGATCGCGGGCTTCATTCCCCGAATTGAGAGCAGAGACCAGGGCGTACGGGCGTCCTTGGCCGCCTCGGCGCGGGAGACGTGAGGGGTCCGTCCGCGGAGCATGACGATGGCTGCCGCGACCAGCGTCAGCGCAGAGACCGCGGTCATGAACCACAGCGCGTTGACGATCGCCGGCGCACCATCCGTCGCGCCGGCGATGGCACCGGCCACGGGCAGACCGATAGTCTGCCCGATCGAGACGCCGAGGGTGAGGTAGCCGAACTTCGCCGTCAGCGCCGAGGCGGGGAAGCTCTGCGGGATCAGGGCCTGCGACGCAACGGTGGTCAGCAGCTGTCCCAGCCCCAGGCACATGGTGGCAATGAGGAGCACGCCCAGGTTGGGCGCGATCGCAGCGAGCCCGACGGGCACGATCGACAGCATGGTTCCCGTCCACAGCACAGCGGTGGCATAGCCGCGGTCGACGAGCCGACCAATGAGGAGTGCAGTCAGCAGCGGGACGAGCGAGTAGCAGGCGGTCATGAGCCCGAGGACGACACCGCTGCCGCCCAATTCCAGAGTCCGGTAGGAGATGAGGACGCGCACGCCGTTGTACGTCGCGTGCGCGATCACGGTGTGGAAGATCAGACCGAGGAACCATCCCCGGGGTGAGGAAGCAGGAAGAGGCATGCCTCAGTGCGCTGCGTTCAGCGCGGTCAGCACCGCACTCGGCACCAGACCCGTGATGTCTCCCCCTCCTGCGTGGACTTCCTTGATGAGCGAGGAGGAGACGTGCTCGTACTCGGGGTTGCCGGGCACGAAGATCGTCTCGAGCTCACTCAGGTGCTTGTTCATCAGCGCCATCGGAAGCTCGTAGGCGAAATCCGTGCCTGAGCGCAGCCCCTTGACCACCGCAGGGGCGCCGATCGAGGTGCAGTAGTCGACGAGGAGCCCCCCGGCGACCGTGTCGATAGTGACGTTCTCTGCTCCTCGGGTCCGCTCGTCCTCGTCCAGGCAGCGGCGGATGAGATCGGCACGCGCCTCTGGGTCGAAGCGACCGGACTTCTTGGGATTGTGAACGACTGCCACGACCACTTCGTCGAACAAACGTGCACTGCGAGCGATGACGTCGAGATGACCCATGGTGATCGGGTCATAGGATCCGGGGCAGACAACCTTCATGCCTTCATCGTATCCCGCAGCTGCGACCACTGGTCATCAACCGGCCCGTCGTGATCGCCGGCCCTGACGATGACAGCCTCGGGCTCCGTCAGAGGATTGTGCAGTCGAGAGGCGGCTCCGGTCATGACCTTGCCCACGATCGCCAGGGAGAGGGGCTCGTCACCGGCCACGATCGCCTCATTGAGCTCTCGGTGCGTCTCGATGAGGTCGCACCTGACCTCGTATCCGCGCGGGTCGGAGAGCGAGAGCAGCCGAGTGTGGACCATCGAGACCTTCATCAGGTCGGAGAGCCGGACCGAACCGGAACAGGCGACGATCGAGTGATGGAAGTCGAGATCAGCGTCACCGATGGCCCGCGCGGTGTTCTCCTCGATCGCGTGCTCAAGCTTGGCCAGCGCCTGGTGGATGCGGGCAACCGGCTTGCCCGCCCGAATGACGATCTTCACAGCCTGTGCCTCGATGGCTTCTCGAACCGCATAGACGTCGTCGATGTCGTCAGACGTCATCCGCTTGACCCAGACACCGCGGCCGGGCGCGTGGGTCATCACTCCCTCGCTGACGAGGCGCTGCAGTGCCTCCCGCAGTGAGGGCCGGGAGACGACGAGGAGTTCTGCTGTGCGCACCTCGTTGATGGACTGACCGGGGGCCAGAGAGCCGCTGTAGACGGCGTTCCTGATCTGGTCGGCGATGAGGTCGATCGTCGAGGACCGGATGACCTTGCGCAGGACCGGCAGCTCCGAAGTCGGGGGTTGAGACATATCACGATCATATAACGTTGTCTGACAGTGTGACATCCGGACAGCAAAAGTATTGAATAGTGTCCTTGAGACGCATGCCACGAAGATGTGTCGACGTACTAAGAAAGGGACAGCTATGAAAGCCATCAAGGGGCTAGCCGCCGCGACCTCGATCATCGCTCTGACACTCACTCTGGGGGCTTGCGGTGGAAGCGACTCCGATTCCGATTCGGACAACAGCACACTCCAGAAGGCCATCGATGCCGGCAAGATATCGGTCGGCTTCGCGGGTGAGGCACCGTACAGCTTCGAAAAGGACGGTGAGCTCCAGGGAGCCTCCGTCGCCATGGCCAAGAAGATATTCAAGGAGCTCGGGGTCGACGACATCGAAGGTGTCAACACCGAATTCGGCTCACTGATCCCTGGCCTCAATGCCGACCGTTTCGGCGCGATCTCCGCCGGCATGTCGATCCTCCCTGATCGCTGCGAACAGGCTGCCTTCGGCAATCCCGAATTCATGTACACCACTGCTCTGATGACCAAAGAGGGCAAGCAGGACGGCATGAAGGACATGCAGGACGTCAAGGACAAGGGGCTCAAGCTTGCGACCATGAGCGGCGCGATTGAGACCACTGTCTACGCCAAGGAGCTGGGCATCAAGACGCAGGAAGTCGGCACCCCACAGGACGGCATGGATGCTGTCACCACGGGCCGCGCAGACGTCTTCGCCCTCACCGGAATCTCGCTCAACTGGATGGCGAAGAACAATCCGGATGCCGGAGTCGAGGTCAGCGATTCCTTCGTTCAGGAAGTCGACGGAGTGCCACAGGTCGGTGCCGGAGCCACAGTGTTCCGCACCGATGACACCGAACTCCGCGATTCGTGGAACAAGGAGCTCGAGAAGATCGTCAGCGACGAGGACAAATACCTCGACGTCGTCGGCGACTACGGCTTCACGAAGGAAGAGCGCCCGGACGGGTCGATCACGACCGATCAGCTGTGCAAGGGCGATCTGCCCGGAGCACAGTCCTAGTCTCCGCGCAGGCTCTAAGAAATCATGATGGATAATTTCACGACGTTGCTGAATTTCCTCCCACAGCTGTGGGAGGGAATTCAGGCAACGCTCATCCTCACGGTCGGGGGTGCGATCGGCGCGGTCATCATCGCCATCGCACTCGGACTGGCAATGACCTCGCCCCACGCTTGGCTGCGCATCCCGGCACGGATCATTGTCGAGTTCTTCCGCGGCACTTCCCTGCTCGTGCAGCTGTTCTGGCTGTTCTACGTCTTCCCCCTCCTCGGAGTCGATCTCAACTCCATGGCCTGCGGCATCGGCGCGCTGGCGCTCAACTACGGCGCCTATTCCGCCGAGGTGGTCCGTTCCTCGATCAAGACCGTCGACAAGGGTCAGTGGGAGGGCGCGATCGCACTCAGCCTCTCCCCCACTCGAAGGATGATTCGCGTCATCTTCCCTCAGGGTTGGGCGCTGATGATCCCGTCACTGGCGACCCTGCTCATCCAGCTGCTCAAGGGCACAGCGGTGGTCTCCTTCATCACCCTGCAGGACCTCACAGAGAAGATCGGGCAGCTGCGGCAGTCGACGAACGACACGTACTTCTCGTTCACGATCGGACTCATCATCTACTTCGTCATCGCCTGGCTGCTGCAGGAGTTCATGAATTTCCTCGAACGCAGGGCCACAGCGCGACTGGGCCGCAAGCGCCCCAACTCGCGGGCTGATCGGCGCGCGGCACGACGAGACGCGCGCGAGTCGGTTCGCCAAGACCGCCTGGCCTCCCACAATGCTGCCGGCGGCGGCGCGAACTCCGGCACACTCGGAAACGGAGGCCCACTATGATCTGGAATTGGGAATTCGCGTTCGAGGCACTGCCGATCCTCTTGCGAGGCTTCGTCAACACCCTCATCGCCACCGTCATCGGCACGCTCATCGCCACGGTCCTCGGCCTCCTCATCGCTGTAGCGGTCAAGACCCTGCCACGCTGGATCAACTGGCTCGTCAGGCTCCTCGTTGCATTCGTTCGCAACACGCCTCTGATCATGCAGCTGATATTCGTCTACTTCATCTTCGCCGGAATCCCCGGCCTGGTGAACATTCCAGCGCTCGTCGTCGGCTTCATTGTCATCGGCATCCACTATTCGACGTACATGTCCGAAAGCTACCGTGCCGGCATCGACTCGGTGCCGCCTGGCCAGCACGAAGCCGCGACGGCACTGTCGCTGCCACCCATGCGCAAGTTCACCGCCGTCGTCCTGCCACAGGCGCTGCGGGCAACGGTCCCGTCGTTGGGCAACTACGCGGTCGCGATGTTCAAGGACACCCCGTTCCTGTTCGCGATCTCCGTCGTTGAGCTCGTGACCTCTGCCCAACAGTTCGGTGCGGCCAAATTCGCCTATACGGAAGCCTTCACCTTGGCCGGGCTCATATTCCTGGTCGCCAGCTACCCGACCTCATTGCTCATCCAGAGATTGGACCGACGCCTTGCCACCTACTGAGAACACCTCATCAACTCCGACTGCGAATCCCTCGACTTCGGGCACACCGGCGATCGAGTTCAAGGACGTGGAGAAGCGGTTCGGGAAGACGACAGTCCTCAAGGACCTCAACTTCACCGTGGCTCCCGGCGAACGCGTGACCCTCATCGGGCCCAGCGGTTCCGGAAAGACCACGATCCTCCGCCTGGTCATGACCTTGGAGGAGCTGACCGGCGGTTACATCTTCGTCGACGGGAAACCGCTGACCCACACGGAGAAGAACGGCAAACGGGTCGAGCTTCCCTCGAAGACGACTCGTGCCATGACGACGCGGATCGGTATGGTCTTCCAGCAGTTCAACCTCTTCCCCAATATGACGGTGCTGGAGAACATCATCGAGGCTCCCATCCATGTGCTCGGGAAAGCCAAGAGTGAGGCAGTCAAGGAAGCGAAGGCCCTCTTGGATAAGGTGGGTCTCGGTGAGAAGGCCGATGAGCATCCCTCGCGCCTCTCGGGTGGTCAGCAGCAGCGTGTCGCGATCGCACGAGCGTTGGCGATGAGCCCGGAGATACTCCTCCTCGACGAGGTCACCTCCGCGCTCGACCCGGAACTCGTCGGCGACGTGCTCGAAGTCCTCCGTGACATCGCGGATACGACAGACATCACGATGCTTCTGGTCACCCACGAGATGCAGTTCG
This window harbors:
- the mutM gene encoding bifunctional DNA-formamidopyrimidine glycosylase/DNA-(apurinic or apyrimidinic site) lyase, translated to MPELPEVESVRLGVHEWTAGATITGAEVIDPRILGTTSQRRIDASAADGFVAAVTGRRIIGAERRGKFMWLTLGETPALDQLGGHEAPDLSLLIHLGMSGQLRVHQPCDEIHRHTRAILRLQRGGAQSGPAHEPYELRFIDQRIFGHLGVQPLIHASGRLVPASANHIAADPLEAAFEPGLTITALAKKRTALKSALLDQTLISGIGNIYADEALFRAGIHPLAIPARTRQSRLAAVLESATRVMSDALQAGGTSFDALYVNVNGESGYFDRALLVYGRGRQECVRCGTEIEKMTIGGRTSHFCPNCQKPPRYR
- the rnc gene encoding ribonuclease III, with product MDTDTTAELQKSLGIDIDPETFRLALTHRSFAFEAGGIPTNERLEFLGDSVLGLVATESLYYDNPDLAEGSLAKMRSAVVNTRALASIARKHQIGPHILLGKGEELTGGRNKDSILADTVEALIGATFVARGREEAFAFVHSLIDGMLSDAVNLGAGMDYKTTLQEAAADLDLGAVSYEIVSSGPDHAMVFTATALLGANGWGSGDGSSKKNAEAAAAEVAVKAIRTIYPDYTR
- the rpmF gene encoding 50S ribosomal protein L32, giving the protein MAVPKRKLSRSNTRHRRSQWKAQAPSLVKTVENGRVVYSRPHQAKVVEDAAGTPLFLEYKGRKVADV
- a CDS encoding DUF177 domain-containing protein is translated as MKKQSEFVYDLRSMGLLGHPGEWERVNTTLSAPADLKIEVIGVAEGSPLTLELMFESVSEGIYVSGTVSATARGEDVRTLDEIELPIDVDIQEMYVYEQADGDEDSYLINRDQLDLEPVIRDAVVMALPFSPSQDRSEEFSFTLGEDLEVDDSESDSPFASLKSLLDEKKES
- a CDS encoding MFS transporter, translated to MPLPASSPRGWFLGLIFHTVIAHATYNGVRVLISYRTLELGGSGVVLGLMTACYSLVPLLTALLIGRLVDRGYATAVLWTGTMLSIVPVGLAAIAPNLGVLLIATMCLGLGQLLTTVASQALIPQSFPASALTAKFGYLTLGVSIGQTIGLPVAGAIAGATDGAPAIVNALWFMTAVSALTLVAAAIVMLRGRTPHVSRAEAAKDARTPWSLLSIRGMKPAILASMTTLAAVDLMTAYLPLIGQQNGLSVTTVTWLLTLRTLASVISRLIIGVLTRKWHNLSLLWTASATAGVCIVLIPVFTQPWMLAILLLLAGFCFGLTQPLTMTWVSTLSDPANRAAVLSIRLAGNRLSQVAIPSVAALLTLIAPSGIVFTISGALLLAAGGVTLRNQHEKW
- the coaD gene encoding pantetheine-phosphate adenylyltransferase; the encoded protein is MKVVCPGSYDPITMGHLDVIARSARLFDEVVVAVVHNPKKSGRFDPEARADLIRRCLDEDERTRGAENVTIDTVAGGLLVDYCTSIGAPAVVKGLRSGTDFAYELPMALMNKHLSELETIFVPGNPEYEHVSSSLIKEVHAGGGDITGLVPSAVLTALNAAH
- a CDS encoding GntR family transcriptional regulator — translated: MSQPPTSELPVLRKVIRSSTIDLIADQIRNAVYSGSLAPGQSINEVRTAELLVVSRPSLREALQRLVSEGVMTHAPGRGVWVKRMTSDDIDDVYAVREAIEAQAVKIVIRAGKPVARIHQALAKLEHAIEENTARAIGDADLDFHHSIVACSGSVRLSDLMKVSMVHTRLLSLSDPRGYEVRCDLIETHRELNEAIVAGDEPLSLAIVGKVMTGAASRLHNPLTEPEAVIVRAGDHDGPVDDQWSQLRDTMKA
- a CDS encoding transporter substrate-binding domain-containing protein, with the protein product MKAIKGLAAATSIIALTLTLGACGGSDSDSDSDNSTLQKAIDAGKISVGFAGEAPYSFEKDGELQGASVAMAKKIFKELGVDDIEGVNTEFGSLIPGLNADRFGAISAGMSILPDRCEQAAFGNPEFMYTTALMTKEGKQDGMKDMQDVKDKGLKLATMSGAIETTVYAKELGIKTQEVGTPQDGMDAVTTGRADVFALTGISLNWMAKNNPDAGVEVSDSFVQEVDGVPQVGAGATVFRTDDTELRDSWNKELEKIVSDEDKYLDVVGDYGFTKEERPDGSITTDQLCKGDLPGAQS
- a CDS encoding amino acid ABC transporter permease, with amino-acid sequence MMDNFTTLLNFLPQLWEGIQATLILTVGGAIGAVIIAIALGLAMTSPHAWLRIPARIIVEFFRGTSLLVQLFWLFYVFPLLGVDLNSMACGIGALALNYGAYSAEVVRSSIKTVDKGQWEGAIALSLSPTRRMIRVIFPQGWALMIPSLATLLIQLLKGTAVVSFITLQDLTEKIGQLRQSTNDTYFSFTIGLIIYFVIAWLLQEFMNFLERRATARLGRKRPNSRADRRAARRDARESVRQDRLASHNAAGGGANSGTLGNGGPL
- the ehuD gene encoding ectoine/hydroxyectoine ABC transporter permease subunit EhuD — protein: MIWNWEFAFEALPILLRGFVNTLIATVIGTLIATVLGLLIAVAVKTLPRWINWLVRLLVAFVRNTPLIMQLIFVYFIFAGIPGLVNIPALVVGFIVIGIHYSTYMSESYRAGIDSVPPGQHEAATALSLPPMRKFTAVVLPQALRATVPSLGNYAVAMFKDTPFLFAISVVELVTSAQQFGAAKFAYTEAFTLAGLIFLVASYPTSLLIQRLDRRLATY
- the ehuA gene encoding ectoine/hydroxyectoine ABC transporter ATP-binding protein EhuA, which produces MPPTENTSSTPTANPSTSGTPAIEFKDVEKRFGKTTVLKDLNFTVAPGERVTLIGPSGSGKTTILRLVMTLEELTGGYIFVDGKPLTHTEKNGKRVELPSKTTRAMTTRIGMVFQQFNLFPNMTVLENIIEAPIHVLGKAKSEAVKEAKALLDKVGLGEKADEHPSRLSGGQQQRVAIARALAMSPEILLLDEVTSALDPELVGDVLEVLRDIADTTDITMLLVTHEMQFAREVSHRVMMFDGGQVLEEGPPDQLFNNPQHERTRSFLSSVQ